One Siniperca chuatsi isolate FFG_IHB_CAS linkage group LG5, ASM2008510v1, whole genome shotgun sequence DNA window includes the following coding sequences:
- the rnf165b gene encoding E3 ubiquitin-protein ligase RNF165 isoform X2 has translation MVLVHVGYLVLPVFGSVRNRGSHFNRQQQQQQHSHATSCRHFQLGPQAPLPMDFPMPHPGQPQSGINPHLAPPGHQHGPPLHPPLNPLPAPQFQDIPAPPFLPQALHQQYLLQQQILEAQHRHILPPSRRTPERVPHQPHRLRPGYEFAPPLHVPPQPVVQQPRYLAEGTDWDLSVDAGLPPHQYHIHPLPQHYQHYLTSPRMHHFPRNNASTQVVVHEIRNYPYPQLHLLALQSLNPSRHASAVRESYEELLQLEDRLGSVNRGAVQTTIERFTFPHKYKKRIPQDLKMCLDDEELDTDEKCTICLSMLEDGEDVRRLPCMHLFHQACVDQWLATSRKCPICRVDIETQLTPDS, from the exons GATCCCATTTCAACcggcaacagcaacagcagcagcacagccaTGCTACCTCTTGCCGGCACTTCCAGTTAGGTCCTCAGGCCCCGCTGCCCATGGACTTCCCCATGCCCCACCCAGGGCAGCCACAGTCAGGCATTAACCCCCACCTGGCCCCTCCCGGCCACCAGCATGGCCCTCCGCTCCACCCGCCCCTCAACCCCCTCCCCGCTCCCCAGTTCCAGGACATCCCTGCCCCTCCCTTCCTACCTCAGGCATTACACCAGCAATacctcctccagcagcagatCCTCGAGGCCCAGCACCGACACATCCTGCCACCCTCCAG ACGCACCCCAGAGAGAGTTCCTCACCAGCCCCACAGACTGCGGCCCGGCTATGAGTTTGCGCCCCCTCTTCATGTTCCTCCTCAGCCGGTGGTGCAGCAGCCCCGCTACCTGGCTGAGGGCACAGACTG GGATCTAAGTGTAGATGCTGGGCTGCCCCCCCACCAGTATCACATCCATCCGCTGCCGCAGCACTATCAGCACTACTTGACCTCTCCTAGGATGCACCACTTCCCTAGAAACAATGCCTCAACACAAGTG GTTGTCCATGAGATCAGAAACTACCCATATCCCCAGCTGCACTTGCTGGCTCTGCAGAGTCTCAACCCCTCCCGCCACGCGTCTGCTGTTAGAGAGAGCTACGAG GAGCTTCTGCAGCTGGAGGACAGACTGGGCAGTGTAAACCGTGGAGCGGTCCAAACCACCATAGAGAGATTCACCTTCCCCCATAAGTACAAAAAG AGAATACCACAGGACCTGAAGATGTGTCTGGATGATGAAGAGCTGGACACCGATGAAAAGTGCACCATCTGTCTGTCAATGTTGGAGGATGGAGAGGATGTCAG GAGATTACCCTGCATGCACCTCTTCCACCAGGCGTGTGTGGACCAGTGGCTGGCCACCAGCAGGAAGTGCCCCATCTGCAGAGTGGACATTGAGACCCAACTGACCCCCGACAGTTGA
- the rnf165b gene encoding E3 ubiquitin-protein ligase RNF165 isoform X1 yields MVLVHVGYLVLPVFGSVRNRGSHFNRQQQQQQHSHATSCRHFQLGPQAPLPMDFPMPHPGQPQSGINPHLAPPGHQHGPPLHPPLNPLPAPQFQDIPAPPFLPQALHQQYLLQQQILEAQHRHILPPSSRRTPERVPHQPHRLRPGYEFAPPLHVPPQPVVQQPRYLAEGTDWDLSVDAGLPPHQYHIHPLPQHYQHYLTSPRMHHFPRNNASTQVVVHEIRNYPYPQLHLLALQSLNPSRHASAVRESYEELLQLEDRLGSVNRGAVQTTIERFTFPHKYKKRIPQDLKMCLDDEELDTDEKCTICLSMLEDGEDVRRLPCMHLFHQACVDQWLATSRKCPICRVDIETQLTPDS; encoded by the exons GATCCCATTTCAACcggcaacagcaacagcagcagcacagccaTGCTACCTCTTGCCGGCACTTCCAGTTAGGTCCTCAGGCCCCGCTGCCCATGGACTTCCCCATGCCCCACCCAGGGCAGCCACAGTCAGGCATTAACCCCCACCTGGCCCCTCCCGGCCACCAGCATGGCCCTCCGCTCCACCCGCCCCTCAACCCCCTCCCCGCTCCCCAGTTCCAGGACATCCCTGCCCCTCCCTTCCTACCTCAGGCATTACACCAGCAATacctcctccagcagcagatCCTCGAGGCCCAGCACCGACACATCCTGCCACCCTCCAG CAGACGCACCCCAGAGAGAGTTCCTCACCAGCCCCACAGACTGCGGCCCGGCTATGAGTTTGCGCCCCCTCTTCATGTTCCTCCTCAGCCGGTGGTGCAGCAGCCCCGCTACCTGGCTGAGGGCACAGACTG GGATCTAAGTGTAGATGCTGGGCTGCCCCCCCACCAGTATCACATCCATCCGCTGCCGCAGCACTATCAGCACTACTTGACCTCTCCTAGGATGCACCACTTCCCTAGAAACAATGCCTCAACACAAGTG GTTGTCCATGAGATCAGAAACTACCCATATCCCCAGCTGCACTTGCTGGCTCTGCAGAGTCTCAACCCCTCCCGCCACGCGTCTGCTGTTAGAGAGAGCTACGAG GAGCTTCTGCAGCTGGAGGACAGACTGGGCAGTGTAAACCGTGGAGCGGTCCAAACCACCATAGAGAGATTCACCTTCCCCCATAAGTACAAAAAG AGAATACCACAGGACCTGAAGATGTGTCTGGATGATGAAGAGCTGGACACCGATGAAAAGTGCACCATCTGTCTGTCAATGTTGGAGGATGGAGAGGATGTCAG GAGATTACCCTGCATGCACCTCTTCCACCAGGCGTGTGTGGACCAGTGGCTGGCCACCAGCAGGAAGTGCCCCATCTGCAGAGTGGACATTGAGACCCAACTGACCCCCGACAGTTGA
- the loxhd1b gene encoding lipoxygenase homology domain-containing protein 1, whose protein sequence is MGSKDKKSKDEDKKSKKDSEKEEEQAAGDEEEGKKKKKEKKKKKGSVKGDSDEDTKKTKGKKKKVENYVEIYENELRNYEPEKVENYEDEYHKKKVYEVVTITGDERGAGTDANVFVTLFGDYGITPKVHLASNTEKRSRTAFERAKTDVFRIRTHNVGPLKKIRIEHDNTGLNPSWFLDRVVVTDVIRPHLRFYFACNNWLSKVEGDGLYIRDLLGSMDPMDMPKYNKYIVSVFTADIKGSGTDADVFINIFGEFGDTGERRLDNDKNNFEKATEDKFTIEAPNLGKVRKITIGHNNKGSSAGWFVDKVIVDDMGNKIVYEFPINRWFAIDEDDGKIQRDILVGGSQPTGIVYNVQIVTGNIRGAGTNSKIHIVMHGSKGMKNSGKVFLEGGKFERGLTDIFNVEIAALLSPLSRVTIGHDNGGVSPGWYCEKVVVYCPFTGIEQTFPCSKWLDEKEGDGLIERELYEMVSLRQKRQKKHPWSLWIWTSDLPSAGTDAAISFQVYGEKGKSDEIRLDNKTDNFEQGHVDRFMVELPDLGKLTKVRIWHEKRNPFAGWHLSKATLMKTLTKEKYTFPCERWLDTNEDDNEVVRELPANGELIAEPLPLIKYRVTVCTGTVSGSGTDASVFLNLIGDQGDTGDRQLVNCKNNVNKFEKGNLDEFIVEAVAIGQVRRVRIGHDGKGGGCGWFLDKVVVREEGQAETNAVEFPCNRWLDRNEDDGQIVRELVPFSDGQRLYNIDYHIEVKTGNIPGGSSDSNVFVKLYGEKGDTGKMMLVVSANNLGNYFETGRVDIFKVETFDIGQINRLMIGHTNEGMQAGWFLDSVQIMAPVHGKRYMFPSHRWLDEDKADGKKEVEIYPSEILDMEQLINYEITVVTGDVTFAGTNARVFIQIYGDKRKTEVIKLESRSNNFERNTTEIFKIEAKDVGKVFKIRIGHDGSGIGSGWFLETVDVKHLIMALVPKEKKKEDKKKKKKKKKEEEDEDEEGGEEMQEVVLTYHFPCSRWLASGEEDSELVVELLPEDAGELEVNTYEVCVFTGDTLGAGTDANVFINIYGENGDTGERYLKNSDNLNKFERGQEDVFVVTAVDLGPLKKLRIRHDNTQPNSSWYLDRVEIVDTKDDTTYYFPCNRWLAVDEDDGQIARELVPVDEAFMRKDEDDEGTGATLGLEQKSMSTTYTLKIKTGEKKNAGTDANVFAILFGENDDTGIVNLKACKNYKNKFEQGMINEFTVEAVDLGELEKLRIGHDNSGGSPGWFLDWVEVNAPSQGQRLRFPCGRWLDKGEDDGAIVRDLYPAELQTELYMPFVPYEIKIYTSDVFGAGTDADVFIVLYGRKGVCTQQKHLCVNKRERRLYFERGAEDMFIVELEDVGDVIEKIRIGHDNRGTNPGWHLDRVEIRRQLRKGKGSETTIFPCECWLAKSEDDGETVRELVPSDIITQKLLRDGKLKTTETEVEDALETHTYKVSVRTGDMYGAGTDANVFLTIYGDLGDTGERKLAKSENNKNKFERGVVDKFTIEAVDLGQVFKIHIRHDNSMMGADWYLDQVEVLDQETEEVYMFLCERWLSTKKEDKRIERTFFVKGYEGERNTDPYSKKMAQAKLGLDRNANKKKKKKRAVMEEGPIIPYHFTLSTGVDRDASTTARVYVIIIGPNDVETDRLWLDLPEGKKSFTAGTMEHFVCYGTDVGEIKRVELGHNGVTPESCWLVDELSVAVPTKGIKYIFPCKCWLAKDRGDGLTVRLFNVLDSSTINIIRKVIYSATVVTGDTQYAGTDTNIFLTVYGANGSTEEMLLPKNEDRFERGQEDTFILEIDDIAPLKKIRVRIEGSGSRPDWFLDRILMRNLTTEELYLFTYENWLSKTKGPKRTKACELAAVVDEEEMVEKTTYIIQVQTSDVRGAGTDANVFVMVFGEYGDTGVLPLKESTNRNKFERKMKDVFRFPDMLSLGELSKVRVWHDNKGPAPGWHLEYIDVKDETMDQTFRFPCDRWLAKNEDDGQLMRELACANNNSIDLSDKTKYEIATTTANTDDASTTENAWIVLEGRKARSKEFVLENKKKKFLCGATDTFEFSSKHVGEIASICLGHITKDGKKVKNEAFWHVMEVVVTERELGNKYFFHCDAQIPLAAKKDQFLTFECFKSIESFTSKVRKLVPVKYEIIVITGDVKGAGTDANVFITIYGVNGDSGKHHLRQKFHNLFERGRTDRFVLEMLDLGELLRVKVEHDNSSSNSGWYLECVEVTNTANSVTTIFQCGKWLDPHKADGQILRVLYPRY, encoded by the exons ATGGGGTCAAAGGATAAAAAATCCAAAGATGAAGACAAAAAATCCAAGAAGGATtcggagaaagaggaagaacagGCAGCTGgggatgaagaggaagggaaaaagaaaaagaaagaaaagaagaagaagaaaggttCGGTGAAGGGAGATAGTGATGAAGACACCAAGAAGACAAAaggcaagaagaagaaggttGAAAATTACGTTGAAATCTATGAGAATGAGCTTCGCAACTACGAGCCAGAAAAAGTGGAGAACTACGAGGATGAGTATCACAAAAAGAAAG TGTATGAGGTGGTGACCATCACTGGTGatgagagaggagcaggcactGACGCCAACGTGTTTGTCACTCTATTCGGAGACTATGGCATCACTCCCAAAGTCCACCTGGCTAGCAA CACAGAAAAGAG GAGTCGCACAGCATTCGAAAGGGCCAAAACTGATGTGTTCAGAATTAGAACTCACAATGTTGGACCTTTAAAAAAGATAAG GATTGAGCATGACAACACCGGCCTGAACCCCAGCTGGTTCCTGGACAGAGTGGTGGTGACGGATGTGATCAGGCCTCACCTGAGGTTCTACTTTGCTTGTAATAACTGGCTCAGTAAGGTGGAGGGAGACGGCCTCTATATCAGAGACCTGCTGGGTAGCATGGATCCCATGGACATGCCcaaat ATAATAAGTATATAGTGAGTGTTTTCACTGCGGATATTAAAGGCAGTGGGACAGATGCAGATGTCTTCATCAATATCTTTGGGGAATTTGGAGACACAG GTGAAAGGCGActtgacaatgacaaaaataactTTGAAAAGGCCACCGAGGATAAGTTCACCATTGAGGCACCAAACTTGGGCAAAGTGAGAAAGATAACCATTGGCCATAATAACAAAGGCTCTTCAGCAGGATGGTTTGTGGACAAG GTGATTGTGGATGATATGGGAAACAAAATAGTGTATGAATTTCCAATCAATCGTTGGTTTGCCATAGATGAGGATGATGGGAAGATCCAGAGAGACATTTTGGTGGGGGGGAGCCAGCCCACAG GTATTGTGTACAACGTCCAGATTGTGACAGGAAACATCCGAGGTGCTGGAACCAACTCCAAAATCCACATTGTGATGCACGGCTCGAAAGGCATGAAGAACAGTGGCAAG GTGTTTTTGGAAGGAGGAAAGTTTGAGCGGGGCCTGACAGACATCTTTAATGTTGAGATTGCTGCGCTCCTCAGTCCCCTCAGCAGAGTCACCATTGGACACGACAATGGAGGAGTCAGTCCTGGGTGGTACTGCGAGAAG GTGGTGGTGTACTGTCCGTTCACAGGGATAGAGCAGACCTTCCCATGTAGTAAATGGCTGGATGAGAAGGAGGGAGATGGGCTGATAGAGAGAGAGCTCTATGAGATGGTCTCACTCAggcaaaagagacaaaaga AGCACCCGTGGTCCTTGTGGATCTGGACGTCAGACCTGCCCAGTGCAGGAACCGATGCGGCTATCTCCTTCCAGGTGTACGGAGAGAAGGGCAAGAGTGATGAGATCAGACTGgacaacaaaacagacaatttTGAACAGGGACATGTGGACCGGTTTATG GTTGAGCTGCCTGATTTGGGAAAATTGACCAAAGTCCGTATCTGGCATGAGAAGAGAAATCCGTTTGCAGGATGGCATCTCAGTAAG GCAACTCTGATGAAGACATTAACGAAGGAGAAGTATACATTTCCTTGTGAGCGCTGGCTGGACACAAATGAAGATGATAACGAGGTTGTGAGGGAGCTACCTGCCAACGGAGAACTAATCGCTGAGCCGCTGCCCT TGATCAAATACAGAGTGACGGTTTGCACGGGGACTGTCAGCGGCAGCGGCACAGATGCATCagtttttcttaatctgattGGAGACCAAGGGGACACCGGAGATCGGCAGCTGGTCAACTGCAAAAACAACGTCAACAAGTTTGAGAAAGGAAAT TTGGATGAGTTTATAGTCGAGGCAGTAGCCATAGGGCAGGTCCGCAGGGTGAGGATTGGACATGATGGCAAAGGTGGAGGCTGCGGCTGGTTCCTCGATAAAGTGGTTGTAAGAGAGGAGGGACAGGCTGAGACCAATGCTGTAGAGTTCCCCTGCAACAG GTGGCTGGACCGCAACGAGGATGATGGACAGATCGTTAGAGAGTTGGTGCCATTCTCAGATGGACAGCGTCTTTACA atatTGACTATCACATCGAGGTGAAGACAGGTAACATCCCTGGGGGCAGTTCAGACTCCAACGTGTTTGTCAAGCTCTACGGAGAGAAAGGTGACACTGGTAAGATGATGCTGGTGGTCTCTGCCAACAACCTGGGGAACTACTTTGAGACGGGTCGCGTTGACATCTTCAAGGTGGAAACCTTTGATATCGGACAG ATCAATCGTCTAATGATTGGCCATACCAACGAAGGCATGCAGGCCGGCTGGTTCTTGGACAGCGTTCAGATAATGGCTCCAGTCCATGGAAAGCGTTACATGTTCCCCAGTCACCGCTGGCTGGATGAGGATAAGGCTGACGGCAAAAAAGAGGTGGAGATTTACCCAAGCGAGATCCTGGACATGGAACAAC TGATTAACTATGAGATAACAGTAGTGACGGGAGATGTGACATTTGCTGGCACCAACGCCAGAGTGTTCATCCAGATCTATGGGGacaagaggaagacagaggtTATCAAGCTCGAAAGCAGATCCAACAACTTTGAGCGGAACACCACAGAAATATTCAAG ATAGAGGCCAAAGATGTGGGGAAGGTCTTCAAGATCCGCATCGGTCATGATGGCTCAGGGATCGGATCTGGCTGGTTCCTGGAGACAGTGGATGTCAAACATCTAATCATGGCCTTGGTGCccaaggagaagaaaaaggaggacaagaaaaagaagaagaaaaagaagaaagaagaggaagatgaggacgAGGAGGGCGGAGAGGAGATGCAGGAAGTGGTGCTGACTTACCATTTCCCCTGCTCGCGTTGGCTGGCCAGCGGAGAGGAGGACAGCGAGCTGGTGGTGGAGCTGCTGCCTGAGGATGCCGGGGAGCTGGAAG TCAACACCTATGAAGTGTGTGTCTTTACTGGTGACACGCTGGGTGCCGGGACCGACGCCAATGTCTTCATTAACATTTATGGAGAAAACGGAGACACCGGAGAGCGTTATCTGAAGAACTCTGACAACCTCAACAAATTTGAGCGGGGGCAG GAGGATGTTTTCGTCGTGACAGCTGTTGACCTGGGTCCTCTGAAGAAGCTACGAATCCGTCATGACAACACTCAGCCTAATTCATCTTGGTACCTGGATCGTGTTGAGATAGTGGACACAAAGGATGACACAAC GTACTATTTCCCTTGTAACCGCTGGCTGGCAGTGGATGAGGATGATGGACAGATAGCAAGAGAGCTGGTTCCTGTGGACGAGGCCTTCATGAGGAAGGATGAGGATGACGAGGGGACAGGCGCCACTCTGGGGCTCGAGCAGAAAT CCATGTCTACTACATATACTCTCAAAATAAAAACCGGAGAAAAGAAGAATGCTGGAACTGATGCCAACGTCTTTGCCATCCTGTTTGGTGAAAATGACGACACAG GGATCGTCAACCTAAAGGCTTGTAAGAACTATAAGAATAAGTTTGAACAGGGGATGATCAATGAGTTCACTGTGGAGGCGGTGGATTTGGGCGAACTGGAAAAGCTTCGAATTGGGCACGACAACTCAG GGGGTTCACCCGGTTGGTTCTTGGACTGGGTTGAGGTTAACGCCCCCTCACAGGGTCAGAGACTACGCTTCCCATGTGGCCGCTGGTTGGATAAAGGAGAGGATGATGGGGCGATTGTGAGGGATCTCTATCCTGCTGAGTTACAGACTGAACTCTACATGCCAT TTGTGCCTTATGAGATAAAGATATACACCAGTGATGTGTTTGGTGCGGGAACAGACGCTGATGTGTTCATAGTCTTGTATGGACGTAAGGGAGTGTgcacacagcagaaacatctgTGTGTCAATAAGCGAGAGAGACGTCTGTACTTTGAGAGGGGAGCTGAGGACATGTTTATCGTGGAG CTGGAGGATGTCGGTGATGTTATAGAGAAAATCAGGATAGGACACGACAACAGGGGCACCAACCCAGGATGGCACCTCGACAGAGTGGAGATCAGACGACAGCTCAGGAAAGGGAAG GGTTCGGAGACGACCATTTTCCCATGCGAGTGCTGGCTAGCCAAGTCTGAAGATGATGGGGAGACGGTGAGGGAGCTAGTCCCCTCGGACATCATCACACAGAAACTCCTCAGAGATGGGAAGCTGAAAACGACTGAAACAGAGGTGGAGGATGCTTTGGAAA CTCACACGTACAAGGTGTCTGTGCGGACAGGTGATATGTATGGAGCAGGAACTGATGCCAACGTTTTTCTCACCATCTATGGTGACCTGGGAGACACAGGAGAACGCAAACTTGCCAAATCTGAGAACAACAAGAACAAGTTCGAGAGAGGAGTG GTGGACAAGTTCACTATTGAGGCTGTGGACTTGGGGCAAGTGTTTAAGATTCATATTCGTCACGACAACTCCATGATGGGGGCTGATTGGTACCTGGACCAAGTGGAGGTGCTGGATCAGGAAACAGAAGAAGTGTACATGTTCCTGTGTGAGCGCTGGCTGTCGACGAAGAAAGAGGACAAACGCATAGAGAGGACCTTCTTCGTCAAG GGGTATGAAGGTGAAAGAAACACTGATCCATATTCCAAGAAGATGGCTCAGGCCAAACTGGGGCTGGACAGAAATGccaacaagaagaaaaagaagaaaagggcaGTGATGGAGGAGGGTCCAA TCATCCCCTATCACTTCACTTTGTCCACCGGGGTGGACCGTGATGCCAGCACTACAGCCAGGGTCTATGTCATCATCATCGGCCCCAACGACGTTGAGACAGATCGACTGTGGCTGGATCTGCCGGAGGGAAAGAAATCCTTCACAGCTGGCACCATGGAGCACTTTGTGTGTTATGGAACTGACGTAGGAGAGATCAAGAGGGTGGAA cTTGGCCATAACGGTGTCACACCAGAGAGCTGCTGGTTGGTAGATGAGCTGTCGGTTGCCGTGCCAACCAAAGGTATCAAGTACATCTTTCCATGTAAGTGCTGGCTGGCTAAAGACAGGGGAGATGGTCTGACTGTCAGACTGTTCAATGTGCTGGACTCCAGCACGATCAACATTATCCGCAAA GTTATTTATTCAGCCACAGTTGTCACAGGTGACACTCAGTATGCAGGGACTGATACTAACATTTTCCTGACGGTGTACGGAGCCAATGGAAGCACAGAGGAAATGCTGCTGCCCAAAAATGAGGACAG gtTTGAAAGGGGCCAAGAAGACACATTCATTCTGGAGATAGATGACATTGCTCCTCTGAAGAAGATCAGAGTTCGGATAGAAGGCTCTGGAAGTCGCCCTGACTGGTTTCTTGACAGG ATCCTGATGCGGAACCTGACCACAGAGGAGCTGTATCTGTTTACCTACGAGAACTGGCTGTCAAAGACAAAGGGGCCAAAGAGGACGAAGGCGTGTGAGCTGGCAGCTGTGgtggatgaggaggagatgGTGGAGAAAACAACCTACATCATCCAAGTCCAGACCAGCGATGTCAGAG GTGCCGGCACAGATGCCAATGTGTTTGTGATGGTGTTTGGGGAGTACGGGGACACTGGCGTGCTGCCTCTGAAGGAGAGCACCAACAGGAACAAGTTTGAGCGAAAAATGAAAGATGTGTTCAGATTCCCTGACATGCTCAGTCTGGGCGAACTCTCCAAGGTCCGAGTGTGGCATGATAACAAAG GCCCTGCTCCTGGTTGGCACCTGGAGTACATTGACGTGAAAGATGAGACAATGGATCAGACCTTCAGGTTCCCCTGCGACCGCTGGTTGGCTAAAAATGAAGACGACGGGCAGCTAATGAGAGAGCTGGCCTGTGCCAACAACAACTCTATAGACCTCAGTGACAAAACCA AATATGAAATTGCCACAACAACTGCTAACACAGACGATGCCTCCACCACGGAAAACGCCTGGATCGTGTTGGAAGGAAGGAAAGCCCGTTCCAAGGAGTTTGTTCTGgagaataagaaaaagaagTTCTTATG CGGTGCCACTGACACGTTTGAGTTCTCGTCCAAGCACGTGGGGGAGATTGCCAGCATCTGCCTCGGCCACATAACGAAAGACGGGAAGAAGGTGAAGAATGAAGCTTTCTGGCATGTTATGGAGGTGGTGGTGACAGAAAGGGAGCTGGGAAATAA GTATTTCTTCCACTGTGATGCACAAATCCCCCTGGCAGCCAAAAAGGACCAATTCCTGACATTTGAGTGCTTTAAGTCCATTGAGAGCTTCACGAGCAAAGTCCGCAAACTGGTCCCTGTCAAGTATGAAATCATCGTCATCACTGGGGACGTAAAAGGGGCTGGCACAGACGCCAACGTTTTCATCACCATCTATGGCGTCAACGGTGACTCAGGCAAGCATCATCTGCGGCAGAAGTTCCACAACCTTTTCGAGCGTGGGCGAACTGACCGCTTTGTTCTGGAGATGCTGGACCTCGGGGAGCTGCTGAGGGTCAAAGTGGAGCACGACAACAGCAGCTCCAACTCTGGGTGGTATTTAGAGTGTGTCGAGGTGACCAACACAGCCAACTCAGTGACAACCATCTTCCAGTGTGGAAAGTGGCTGGACCCTCATAAGGCCGATGGCCAGATTCTGCGAGTACTCTACCCCAGATATTAA